A genomic region of Eucalyptus grandis isolate ANBG69807.140 chromosome 5, ASM1654582v1, whole genome shotgun sequence contains the following coding sequences:
- the LOC104445610 gene encoding scarecrow-like protein 13, with protein sequence MPSFQKQHSSASVLSFYQQPPQMIEPRYLSNYEQIDSGMKRGLAGQGFDSSFQNYDEQIFTLDSSTSASGLASYDSGSNISTSPDGTPFVKSFHSDQHLSVENVSGSPLSVSSITDYGNDELRDKLRELEMSLLGPESDICDYQSSCFKNSSHNIFPTSMWHSSRVRDMMPKPDLKQVVIACARAISDADTSSAAALMDMLEQMVSVMGDPIQRLGAYLLEGLRAKLKFSGSIIYRKLKCEEPTSSELLTNMQVLYQICPYWKFAYVSTNVIITKAMENEQRIHIVDFQITQGSQWVTFIQALAQRPGGPPLLRITGIDDSDSVHARGAGLEIVGQKLSEIAESCNVPFEFHDAAVSLSEVELQNLMIRPGDALAVNCPYILHHIPDESVSTQNHRDRVLRLIKSLSPRVVTLVEQESNTNTSSFFPRFIETFDYYKAMFESIDVARPRNDKQRISAEQNCVARDIVNMVACDGPERMERHELFGKWRSRFQMAGFNQLPVDASVTRAVLDMLKQYHGNYRIEQREGALYLGWINRAMSTLSVWR encoded by the coding sequence ATGCCAAGTTTTCAGAAGCAGCATAGTTCGGCGAGTGTCCTCAGTTTTTATCAGCAGCCTCCGCAGATGATCGAACCGCGTTATTTGTCCAACTACGAGCAAATAGACAGCGGCATGAAGAGGGGTTTGGCTGGCCAAGGATTCGACTCATCCTTTCAGAACTACGACGAACAAATTTTCACCCTCGATTCTTCCACATCAGCTTCCGGCCTTGCTTCCTATGATTCTGGTTCCAATATCAGCACCTCACCTGATGGGACTCCCTTTGTGAAGTCCTTTCACTCAGATCAACATCTTTCTGTTGAAAATGTCTCCGGATCGCCACTAAGTGTTTCTTCCATTACTGACTATGGCAATGATGAGCTTCGAGACAAATTGAGGGAGTTGGAGATGTCACTGTTGGGACCGGAATCAGATATCTGCGATTACCAGAGCAGTTGCTTTAAGAACAGCTCCCACAATATTTTTCCCACATCAATGTGGCATTCGAGCCGAGTTAGAGATATGATGCCCAAACCTGACCTGAAACAAGTGGTAATCGCCTGTGCAAGGGCAATCTCTGATGCCGATACTTCTAGTGCAGCAGCTCTAATGGATATGCTGGAGCAAATGGTGTCGGTTATGGGCGACCCGATTCAGCGTCTTGGTGCTTACCTCTTGGAAGGGCTTAGGgcgaaattgaaattttccggGAGCATAATTTACCGAAAGCTCAAGTGCGAAGAACCTACGAGCTCAGAATTGCTGACTAACATGCAGGTTCTCTATCAGATCTGCCCCTACTGGAAGTTTGCATATGTGTCCACAAATGTCATCATCACCAAAGCCATGGAAAACGAACAGAGAATTCACATTGTCGATTTCCAGATTACACAGGGCAGCCAGTGGGTCACTTTCATCCAGGCCCTCGCACAGAGGCCTGGTGGCCCCCCCCTCCTCCGCATCACTGGCATCGACGATTCTGATTCAGTTCATGCTCGTGGTGCGGGACTGGAGATTGTAGGGCAGAAGCTTTCGGAAATCGCAGAGTCATGTAACGTGCCGTTCGAGTTCCATGATGCAGCCGTTTCTTTATCTGAGGTTGAGCTACAGAATCTTATGATTCGGCCTGGGGACGCTTTGGCAGTGAACTGTCCTTACATATTGCATCACATACCCGATGAGAGTGTGAGCACTCAGAATCACCGAGACCGGGTGTTGAGACTGATCAAGAGTTTGTCGCCGAGAGTGGTGACCCTCGTGGAGCAAGAATCCAACACCAACACATCCTCATTCTTTCCGAGGTTCATCGAGACCTTCGACTATTACAAGGCCATGTTCGAGTCCATCGACGTCGCTCGGCCGAGGAACGACAAGCAGCGGATCAGTGCAGAGCAGAACTGTGTGGCCCGGGACATTGTGAACATGGTAGCCTGTGATGGGCCTGAGAGGATGGAAAGGCATGAGCTTTTCGGCAAATGGCGGTCCAGATTCCAAATGGCCGGTTTCAATCAGCTACCAGTGGACGCATCGGTTACTCGTGCTGTGCTCGATATGCTGAAGCAGTATCACGGGAATTACAGAATCGAGCAGAGGGAGGGGGCTCTATATCTTGGCTGGATTAATAGAGCCATGTCGACTTTATCGGTTTGGAGGTGA